CCAGCCTCCGAACGCGACAGCTCTCGTCGCCCCCGCTCCCGCCCCCTGCTCCCGCTCCCGCTCCCGCTCCTGCTCCTGCTCCTGCTCCTGCTCCCGCTCCTGCCCCTGCTCCCTGCTCCCTCCTGCTCCCGCTCCTGCTCCCGCTCCTGCTCCCTCCCGCTCCCGCTCCCGCTCCCGCTCCCGCTCCCGCTCCCGCTCCCGCTCCCGCTCCCGCGTTTGAGCGGGGCGCACCTCGACGGCGCGCCCCGCACGGTCGCCCCTTGGCAGCCGTTCATCTCGCATCGTCGCGCGCCCGAGAGTGCGCAAGACGATGCAACGTGCCGATGATCTTCTGCGAGCGATCCTCGAAGCCAGGCTCCAGCGGCGGCAGGTACCGAAGCCGGACGCTGACCTCGAGCGCCGCGTAGCTTTCGCGCATCTCGCCCAGCGCAATGGTGTACTTGGCGCTCTTGTTGCGGCCGCGCGCATCCATGCCTTCGGCGGTGTTGAGCACGACCGAGCGCGATGCCCGCCGAAGCTGCCGCGCGAGATCGGGATCGTGTCGTTCGATGCGCGGGATGAGCCTTGCGAGCTCTTCGAGCCAGTCCAGCATGTCCGAGTAGATTCTGAGCATTGCTCTCTCCGGGTTCTCCGCCCGCGCCCGCTGCGCGAGGGGTGTCCCACCCTCACCGGCGAGTCGCAGGCGGGGTCCAGGCTGGCTGCGTCAGCAGCCACCGGCGAAGCCGGCTTGGCCTGGACGCCGCCGAGCACGCCGGCCTGTCCACGCCGCGCCTCGAAGCGACGCGAACATTCAGCACAACGCGCCGAACCACACTGTTCCCCGGCGTCCCTGCCCCCCGCCCGAGCTCCCGCTCCGCTCCCCCCTTGCGTTTGAGCCCCACCTCGTCCGCCCCTTGCGCGCCTCCTGAGAATCGACGCGATGACATTCATCTTCGCACGAACGCGCCATCCAGCGGCGGCGCGAACACGTCCGAGTAGATTCTGCGCATCTGCCCAGCGCAATGGTGTACTGGCGCGTTCTTGTTGCCCGCGCCATCACTGCGCGAGGCGGTGTCCCGACCCTCATGCCGGCGAGTCGCAGGCGGGGTCGTTCGATGCGCGGGATGGCAGGCTGGCTGCGTTCAGCCAGTCCAGCATGCCACCTGGCATTGCTCTCTCCGCTTCTCCGCCCGCCCCACTGCGCGACGCCGCCGAGTCGCGCCGGTGGCTGCGTCAGCAGCCACCGGCGAGCGGCTTGGCCTGGACGCCGCCTGTCCAATCGCCCGCGCCTCGAAGCGACGACGCGGACATCCACCTCGCACAACGCGCCATCCAACCACGCGAACACGTCCGAGTAGATTCTGAGCATTGTGCTCTCCGGGTTCTCCGCCCGCGCCACTGCGCGAGGGTCCCACCCTCACCGGCGTGTCCCTCCCCGGTAGGCTCGGACAGCCCTGAGCGAAGCCCCCTGTCCAATCGCCCGCGCCTCGAAGCGACGCGAACATCCACCTCGCACAAAGCGCCGTTCCCCAGCGCCCCCCCCGAGCATTGTGCCCCCCGCTCGCGCATGAGCCACAGCGCGGATCCCTTCTCCGCCAACATCCTGAGCAGCCAGTACCACGTGTACCTGCTGCAAGCGCGTGGCGTCGTCTCCCGCGGCGGCGCGGCGTTCTGAGCCTGTTCCGCGCCTACCTACCGCCCGCATCCGCATCCGCGGTTCGCACCCGCATCCGCATCCGCACCCGCATCCGCCCCCGCAACGACGCGACGGGCATCGCGCCGTCCCAACCCCAAAACAAAAATCGACGTTCAGCCGGCGACTACCCTCGGCAAGAGCTCGGCAAAACTGCACGGCTCCGTGCGAGCGTCGAGCTGCGGCAAGATGATCTTGTCGAGGCCGAGCCGCACGGCCTTGGTGGAGCCGGGCAACGTGAACACCAAGGTCGTCTTGCACAGCGCGGCTTCGGCCCGGGACTGAATGGTGGACGCGCCGATGTCCGCATACGAGAGGTAGCGGAACAGCTCGCCAAATCCGGGGATCGGCTTGGTGACGAGGGGCGCAAGCGCTTCCGGCGTCACGTCCCGCGCGGTGATGCCGGTACCTCCCGTTGCGATCACGACCGCGATGTTCGGATCTTCGATCCACTCCACGAGCTGCGCGCGGAGCTTGTCGACGTCGTCGGGGAGCAACGCGCGACTGGCCACGACGTGCCCCGCCCCTTCGAGCGCTTCCACCAAGGTGCCACCGCTGGTGTCCGTCTCCAGCGTCCGAGTGTCACTGACGGTGAGAACGGCGATGCTGAGCGGGATGAACGTGCGGTCCGACGGCATGGGGGTCACATTAGAGCAGGCCAGGACGCAGGCAACCGATTTCCCGAGCGGCCGGAGGTGGCGGATTTGCTACCATCGCGCCGATGCAACCTCCCTGGCAGGCCGAGGCTCCGGCCCAAGACGTAGGGTATGCCCCAGGCCCTGGCTCGAGCCGCGGCGTCAGCGTGATCGACGCCGTCAAGGCGGTGTTCGAGGACCCGGAGTGGAAGCACAACGTGATGTTCGCGGTGATCTTCATGGTCATCCCGATCGCCGGCCCCATCGCCATGGCCGGCTGGTTTTGCGAGGCCCAGCAGCGCCTGGTGCGACGTCACCCCCAGCCCATCCCGTACATCGACTTCTCGGATTTCGGTGAGTACCTCCGGCGCGGGCTGACGGTGTTCCTGGTGCAGATCGTGATGACCATCCCGGTGCTGATCATCGTGTATGGCTTCATCGCCCTGGCGGCCGTTGGCACCGCCGGCGTGATCGCCGCCACGGACGAGCCCGCCATCGGCATCGCCGTCGGCGGCCTGCTCGGCTTGATCGCCTTGATGGTGATGCTCGGCGTCAGCGCCTTCGTAAACGCCGCCCAAACCCGCGCGGAGCTCACGGAGAATTTCAGCGAAGCCCTGAGCATGGGCAAGGTGTTCGCCTACGGCAAGGCCACCTTCTGGCGGGTGATGATCAAGAACTTCGCGTTCATGTTCGTGGCCGTGGGCATCGTGCTCTTGGGCATGATGCTCTGCTACGTCGGCATCTACCCCGCGGCGATCGTGCTGCAGATCGCAGCGATGCGGCTGCGCTTCATGATCTACGACGATTACCTCGCCCGCGGCGGCGAGCCGATCCCCGTGAAGCCGGCGCAGCTCTTGCCGTCGGAAGCTCGAGCCCAGGCGCAGGGGGCGTGGGCGGGCTGAAGCGCGGGCTCTTCGTCGTCGCCGCCCTCGCCGCTGCGTGCACGCGCTCGGCCAGCGGCCACGGTGAAGCCACACCGCCGCCGTCGAGCGCGCCGCCGGTCACGGCCTCGGCGCCGCCTTCGGCGTCGCTCACTCCTCCCGCACCGAAGCCACCGCTGCCCGTCGTGCATGGCGGCGGCAACACGGTGCGCTCCGAGCGCGGCGTCGTGGTCAGCGTGGAAAGCCAAGCCACCCGCGCCGGCGTGCGCATCTTGGAAGCGGGCGGCAACGCCGTGGACGCCGCCGTGGCCGTGGCCTACGCCCTGGCCGTCACCCACCCCAGCGCCGGCAACATCGGCGGCGGCGGCTTCATGTTGGTTCACCGCGTGGGCCAGCCCACCGTCGCCATCGACTTCCGAGAGACCGCGCCCGAAGCGCTCACGCGAGAGCGCTTCGATCAGATGATCGCCCACGATGCCATCGGTCCCGACGCCGCCGGCATTCCGGGCACCGTCGCCGGCCTCGAGCTGGCTCACGATCGCTTCGGGAAGCTCTCGCGCGAGGACGTCCTCGCCCCCGCCATCGAGCTGGCGGAGAAGGGCCACCGCATCGGCCACCGCGAGGGCCTCACCATTCGCTGGAGCTGGCCATCGATTAAAAGGAACCCTCCGCTCCGGGCGGTGTTCGGCGACGGCAAAGATCCGAAGAAAGCGGGCACGCGCCTGCGCCGCCCCGATCTGGCCAAGACGCTGCGCCGCATCGCGGAGCAGGGTCGCGACGGCTTCTATCAGGGCGAGACCGCCAAGAGGCTCATCGCCGGCCTGGGCAAGAACGCCCTGTGGCACGCGTCGGACCTCTCGGAGTACCGCGCCATCGAGCGCACGCCGCTGCGCTTTTCGTACCGCGGTCTCACGGTGGAGACGATGCCGCCGCCCTCCGCCGGAGGCCCCACGCTGGCCATGATCCTGAGCCAGCGCGCCGCTCTGAAAGCCTGGCAGAACGCCCGCGGCTCCGCCCTCGATCTGCATCTGTTCCTGGAGGCCAGCCGGCGCGCGCAGGCCGCGCGGCGCTTCGCCGTGGTGGATCCCGAACGCCTTCCGCCGGGCGAGCTCGCGCGCCGTATCGCCCTGTGGGAGAACGGCGCCGCGCTCCTCTCAGCGCACCCGATCGATCCAGAGCACGCCACGCCCTCCTCGGAGATCGATCCACGCTTCGCCGCCGCCATGCGCGAGCTCGAGCACACCACGCACCTGTCGGTGGTGGACGCAGACGGCAACGCCGTCAGCCTCACCACCACGCTCTCCGCGGGCTTCGGCGCCAAGATCATGCCCGCCGGCACCGGCGTGGTGCTCAACAATTCCGTCGCCTCCTTCGGCACCGCGGGCGACAACCTCCCCAAGGGCGGCGCCCGCACCGTGAGCTCCATGGCGCCCACGCTCCTGTTCCGCGACCAAGAGCTCGTCGCGGTGCTCGGCTCCCCCGGTGGCGACACCATTCCCAGCACCGTCGCCCAGGTGCTCATGAACTTGGTGGACGCCGGCATGACGCTCGACCGCGCCGTGAACGCCCCCCGCGTGCACCACGGTTTCGTTCCCGACGAAGCGCGCTACGAGCGCCAACGCCCGCCGCCCAAGGCGGTGCTCGACGACCTCGTGCGCCGCGGTCACACCCTCAGCAAGAAACGCATCCCGATGGGCGACGCCAACGACATCGTCCTCGCCGACGGCGCTGCCTTTGGCTACGCCGACCCGCGAGAAGGCGGCCTGGCCCTCGGCCCTTCGGAAACGAAGACTCCCTGAGCCTCGAGGCTCATCTGGATGTCGGGGCGGCGCGAGCCCGCTCTCAGTGCAGCGTGCCGGCGATGGAAAGCGTCGGAATGTAGACCTTGTCTTCTTCGTCCGGACCGCTGCCCGAGTACTTGAGGCTGGCGTAGAGGAAGCGAAACTCGGGGCCGATGCTCCATTGATCGGAGATCCAGAAGTCGTACCCCAGACCGATGCCGAAGGCAGGCCCCGTGGCGCTCTCGCTCTGGTAGGTGGTCCCGCCAGAGTCGTATTGGGAATTGCCCGAGGCGTATCCGACGTAGCCTTGGAGGTAGAACCCGCTCGTCGGATCGAAGTAGTACTGAATGAAGGGACCCACGGAGCTCACGTTCACGGTGGTGTTGCTCGTGCTCCGGCTCACGCCGTTGATCTCCACGTCCGGTTCGGCAAACGCGTGCCCGAGCAGCATGCCACCGATCACGAGCCCCGGCGCCGGAGTCCCGCCGATCGCGAGCTGAAACACGGCACCGTTGCCCTTGATCTTTTCATCTTGGTTGGTTTCCGTGAGCGTCGACTCGAGATTCAGGTGCGCGTATCCGAGGGCGAGGCGCAGATAGAACCCATCGTGCTCGTGCACGCCCTCCGGAGGCGGAGGCGGTGGCGCCGGGGGCGGCGCGTAGTACGCCGGCTGCTGCGGAGGAGGATAGGCGCCGGGCTGCGCCGGATAACCGGGCTGCGCCGGATAACCGGGCTGCGCCGGATAGCCGGGCTGCGCCGTCCCCGCGGGCGGCGGCGGTGGCGGCGGTGGCGGCGGGACCGGCGGCGGAGCGGCCTCCGGAGGAGCTGCAGAGGGAGCGGCCGTTGGCTCGGCAGGCGCAGGCTCGCCTTGCGCGCTTGCTGCCGAAGTGATCGTCAACGTCACGCCGATGCCCAGCAACGAAACCAAACCTAGCTTGCGCATCTGAACCGCCTTTGAGACGGGAGGCTCTCCCGAATCCGCTCCGGGGGTCAATGACGATGGCTGGGACGCGGGCTCACTCCAAGAGCTCCGCGCGCCGTTCGAGCAGCTTCTTCCGCTCGTCCGCCGTCACGCTGGGGTACTTGAGCCCCATGCTCTTGAGCGTGCGCACGACGATGTCCGCCACCACGCGTCGCATGAAGGGCTTGTCGTCCGCCGGGATCGAGTACCACGGCGCCCACGGCCGGCTCGTCTGGTTGAGGGCCTCCTCGTAGGCATCCATGTACGCGTCCCAGTGCTTGCGCTCTTCCACGTCCGTCGCGGAAAACTTCCAGTTGGCTTCCGGATCGTCGATGCGATCCAGAAACCGCTGACGCTGCTCGTCCCGAGATACGTTGAGCCAGAACTTCAGCACGCGGGTGCCGTTGTCGACCCAGTGCTTCTCGATCGAGCGAATGGAGTCGTAGCGCTGCTTCCACAGCTTCTTCTCGTCGATCGGCTCGGGCAGCTTCTGATAGCGGAGGAACTCCGGGTGCACGCGCACCACGAGCACCTCTTCGTAGTGGCTACGGTTGAAGATGCCGATGCGCCCGCGCTCGGGAAGGGCGCGGTAGATGCGCCACATGAAGTCGTGATCCAGGGCTTCTTCCGACGGCTTCTTGAAGCTGTACACCTGGCACCCGGCGGGGTTCACGCCGCTCATCACCGCGCGGATGGTGCCGTCCTTGCCGGCCGCGTCCATGGCCTGGAACACGAGCAAGAGAGAGTAGCGATCGTGCGCGTAGAGCTGCTGTTGCAGCTCCCGCATCTGCTTGATCTGTTTCTTCAGCTGC
This window of the Polyangiaceae bacterium genome carries:
- a CDS encoding autotransporter domain-containing protein; protein product: MRKLGLVSLLGIGVTLTITSAASAQGEPAPAEPTAAPSAAPPEAAPPPVPPPPPPPPPPAGTAQPGYPAQPGYPAQPGYPAQPGAYPPPQQPAYYAPPPAPPPPPPEGVHEHDGFYLRLALGYAHLNLESTLTETNQDEKIKGNGAVFQLAIGGTPAPGLVIGGMLLGHAFAEPDVEINGVSRSTSNTTVNVSSVGPFIQYYFDPTSGFYLQGYVGYASGNSQYDSGGTTYQSESATGPAFGIGLGYDFWISDQWSIGPEFRFLYASLKYSGSGPDEEDKVYIPTLSIAGTLH
- a CDS encoding four helix bundle protein, with product MLDWLEELARLIPRIERHDPDLARQLRRASRSVVLNTAEGMDARGRNKSAKYTIALGEMRESYAALEVSVRLRYLPPLEPGFEDRSQKIIGTLHRLAHSRARDDAR
- a CDS encoding polyphosphate kinase 2 family protein translates to MAKHEPVESPYLVPFDGSFRVDKAKTQPPKSMADKHQNKKQLKKQIKQMRELQQQLYAHDRYSLLLVFQAMDAAGKDGTIRAVMSGVNPAGCQVYSFKKPSEEALDHDFMWRIYRALPERGRIGIFNRSHYEEVLVVRVHPEFLRYQKLPEPIDEKKLWKQRYDSIRSIEKHWVDNGTRVLKFWLNVSRDEQRQRFLDRIDDPEANWKFSATDVEERKHWDAYMDAYEEALNQTSRPWAPWYSIPADDKPFMRRVVADIVVRTLKSMGLKYPSVTADERKKLLERRAELLE
- the moaB gene encoding molybdenum cofactor biosynthesis protein B, encoding MPSDRTFIPLSIAVLTVSDTRTLETDTSGGTLVEALEGAGHVVASRALLPDDVDKLRAQLVEWIEDPNIAVVIATGGTGITARDVTPEALAPLVTKPIPGFGELFRYLSYADIGASTIQSRAEAALCKTTLVFTLPGSTKAVRLGLDKIILPQLDARTEPCSFAELLPRVVAG
- a CDS encoding DUF4013 domain-containing protein; translated protein: MQPPWQAEAPAQDVGYAPGPGSSRGVSVIDAVKAVFEDPEWKHNVMFAVIFMVIPIAGPIAMAGWFCEAQQRLVRRHPQPIPYIDFSDFGEYLRRGLTVFLVQIVMTIPVLIIVYGFIALAAVGTAGVIAATDEPAIGIAVGGLLGLIALMVMLGVSAFVNAAQTRAELTENFSEALSMGKVFAYGKATFWRVMIKNFAFMFVAVGIVLLGMMLCYVGIYPAAIVLQIAAMRLRFMIYDDYLARGGEPIPVKPAQLLPSEARAQAQGAWAG
- the ggt gene encoding gamma-glutamyltransferase, coding for MGGLKRGLFVVAALAAACTRSASGHGEATPPPSSAPPVTASAPPSASLTPPAPKPPLPVVHGGGNTVRSERGVVVSVESQATRAGVRILEAGGNAVDAAVAVAYALAVTHPSAGNIGGGGFMLVHRVGQPTVAIDFRETAPEALTRERFDQMIAHDAIGPDAAGIPGTVAGLELAHDRFGKLSREDVLAPAIELAEKGHRIGHREGLTIRWSWPSIKRNPPLRAVFGDGKDPKKAGTRLRRPDLAKTLRRIAEQGRDGFYQGETAKRLIAGLGKNALWHASDLSEYRAIERTPLRFSYRGLTVETMPPPSAGGPTLAMILSQRAALKAWQNARGSALDLHLFLEASRRAQAARRFAVVDPERLPPGELARRIALWENGAALLSAHPIDPEHATPSSEIDPRFAAAMRELEHTTHLSVVDADGNAVSLTTTLSAGFGAKIMPAGTGVVLNNSVASFGTAGDNLPKGGARTVSSMAPTLLFRDQELVAVLGSPGGDTIPSTVAQVLMNLVDAGMTLDRAVNAPRVHHGFVPDEARYERQRPPPKAVLDDLVRRGHTLSKKRIPMGDANDIVLADGAAFGYADPREGGLALGPSETKTP